The Myxococcales bacterium genome has a segment encoding these proteins:
- a CDS encoding PTS sugar transporter subunit IIA: protein MKVTDFLRPELVIAHLGATSKHQVLDEMSEHVAKSQGGIDAEKLRKVLEERELLASTAIGDGIAIPHGKLDAVPQLLGLLGRSQSGLEFDSIDGKPTHLVFMLVAPTNSAGTHLKALARLSRLFRDAMFRQRLIEAPDAAAMYDVICEEDAKY, encoded by the coding sequence ATGAAGGTCACCGACTTTCTTCGACCCGAGCTCGTGATCGCCCACCTTGGGGCGACGTCGAAGCATCAGGTTCTCGACGAGATGTCAGAGCACGTGGCGAAGTCCCAAGGTGGGATCGACGCCGAGAAGCTGCGGAAGGTCCTCGAAGAGCGTGAGCTCTTGGCCTCTACGGCGATTGGCGACGGCATCGCCATTCCCCACGGCAAACTCGACGCCGTGCCGCAGCTCCTGGGCCTGCTCGGACGTTCGCAATCCGGCCTCGAGTTCGATTCGATCGACGGGAAGCCCACGCACCTGGTCTTCATGCTCGTAGCCCCCACGAACTCGGCGGGTACGCATCTCAAGGCCCTTGCCCGTCTTTCGCGTCTGTTCCGCGACGCCATGTTTCGGCAGCGCCTGATCGAGGCCCCGGATGCGGCCGCGATGTACGACGTGATCTGCGAGGAAGACGCCAAGTACTAG
- a CDS encoding PTS sugar transporter subunit IIA has protein sequence MANAANKPRVGVVVVTHEGAADALVSAARALLGNLPGVAAVPCAMGDEFPTLVEKIARGCQLVEEGAGVVILVDLHGSSPFHAAMSLLDGTRDAEVLCGVNLPMLIKVGTFDRIRHSPGGIAEALRDCGRRSIRLGTELTGRISLSERLP, from the coding sequence ATGGCGAACGCCGCAAACAAACCGAGGGTGGGGGTGGTGGTGGTGACGCATGAAGGGGCCGCCGACGCGCTCGTGTCGGCCGCGCGGGCGCTGCTTGGGAATTTACCCGGCGTCGCGGCGGTTCCCTGCGCCATGGGTGACGAGTTTCCAACCCTGGTCGAAAAGATCGCGCGGGGCTGCCAGCTGGTCGAGGAGGGGGCAGGGGTGGTGATCTTGGTGGACCTCCACGGCTCTTCGCCGTTTCACGCGGCCATGTCCCTCCTGGACGGTACGCGAGACGCCGAAGTGCTCTGTGGCGTGAACCTGCCCATGTTGATCAAGGTAGGCACCTTCGACCGCATCCGGCACTCCCCGGGCGGCATCGCCGAAGCGCTCCGCGACTGTGGCCGGCGCTCGATCCGCTTGGGCACCGAGCTGACGGGTCGGATCTCCTTGAGCGAGCGCTTGCCATGA
- the ptsP gene encoding phosphoenolpyruvate--protein phosphotransferase yields MQRLSGVAAAPGVAMGPAHLFGWRIDVHERHIHESDIPAELDRLAQALETSDAQLARIQAQIAAQEGDDHQDYQILEAHRLMLKDAHLVGEARRSIEHDASGAEWAVRMALDRIRAVFDRIEDPYFRERRSDIDAVGERLLRNLLELLDPGQKEYPAGAIVYGHDLSPADVTQLGRKSVGGFFTEAGGKTSHSAVVARALGLPLVVGVHDIGVNVRAGMRVVVDGTRGEVIVDPDLATLQLYEARAAREHARTAYLQTLRAEPSVTACGVRVHLAANVELLEEVPASVERGAESIGLFRTEFLYIERPDIPSEQEQFEHAVAAIKMLGGRQTTFRTLDLGGDKMSASVRIPAGANPALGLRSVRFSLWQRGLFKDQLRAMYRAGAVGPVRILFPLISGVSELREVKAVCEEVRHDLEREGIAYNPNIPLGVMVETPSAAWTADLLARECDFLTIGTNDLIQYSLAADRQDEHVAYLYQPLHPAILRAIRQVVDGARAAGKPVAMCGDMAGDPSLTWVLLGMGLRDLSMAPQQIPLLKSIVRSTRLSEAEALVRSLEKLPTAREVEQVVHALMQDRFPDLAEAEGAPLT; encoded by the coding sequence ATGCAGCGCCTTTCCGGAGTGGCGGCCGCACCGGGCGTGGCCATGGGACCTGCGCACCTGTTCGGGTGGCGCATCGACGTTCACGAGCGCCACATCCACGAGAGTGACATACCCGCCGAGTTGGATCGGCTCGCGCAGGCTCTCGAGACGTCGGACGCCCAGCTTGCTCGTATTCAGGCTCAGATCGCAGCGCAGGAGGGCGACGACCACCAAGACTACCAGATCCTCGAGGCGCATCGCCTCATGTTGAAGGACGCCCACCTGGTGGGAGAGGCGCGCCGTTCGATAGAACACGACGCAAGCGGAGCCGAGTGGGCCGTGCGCATGGCCCTCGACAGGATTCGGGCGGTGTTCGATCGCATCGAAGACCCATACTTCCGCGAACGACGCAGCGACATCGACGCCGTGGGTGAGCGCCTGCTGCGCAACCTGCTCGAGCTGCTCGATCCCGGGCAGAAGGAGTATCCGGCGGGGGCCATCGTTTACGGACACGACCTCTCGCCCGCGGACGTCACCCAGCTCGGGCGCAAGAGCGTGGGGGGCTTTTTCACCGAAGCGGGTGGCAAGACCTCGCATTCGGCGGTCGTGGCACGGGCGCTCGGGTTGCCTCTTGTGGTTGGCGTGCACGACATCGGGGTGAATGTTCGTGCGGGCATGAGGGTGGTTGTGGACGGCACCCGCGGCGAGGTGATCGTTGACCCCGACCTAGCCACGTTGCAGCTTTACGAGGCACGGGCGGCCCGCGAACACGCCCGCACCGCCTACCTGCAGACCCTGCGCGCGGAGCCGTCCGTCACGGCTTGCGGCGTGCGCGTGCACCTGGCGGCCAACGTCGAGCTCCTGGAAGAGGTTCCCGCCTCGGTCGAGCGGGGCGCGGAGTCCATCGGTCTTTTTCGGACCGAGTTCCTCTACATCGAACGTCCTGACATTCCCAGCGAACAAGAACAGTTCGAGCACGCGGTGGCGGCGATCAAGATGCTGGGGGGACGGCAGACCACCTTCCGTACCTTGGATCTGGGGGGCGACAAGATGAGCGCTTCGGTGCGTATCCCGGCGGGCGCCAACCCTGCCCTGGGGCTACGATCGGTGCGCTTTTCCCTCTGGCAGCGCGGCCTCTTCAAGGACCAGTTGCGGGCCATGTACCGTGCGGGTGCCGTGGGGCCGGTGCGCATCTTGTTTCCCCTCATCTCCGGAGTGTCTGAACTCCGCGAGGTCAAGGCCGTTTGTGAAGAGGTTCGCCACGATCTCGAGCGCGAGGGTATCGCGTACAACCCCAACATCCCCCTCGGCGTGATGGTCGAGACGCCTAGCGCTGCGTGGACCGCCGACCTTCTGGCGCGCGAGTGCGACTTCCTGACCATAGGCACGAACGACCTCATCCAGTATTCGCTGGCGGCCGACCGCCAAGATGAGCATGTCGCCTATCTTTACCAGCCCCTTCACCCGGCGATCCTGCGCGCCATTCGGCAGGTCGTGGATGGCGCCCGCGCCGCGGGGAAGCCCGTGGCGATGTGCGGGGACATGGCGGGTGATCCGTCTCTCACCTGGGTGCTGCTGGGCATGGGGCTTCGGGACTTGTCGATGGCTCCCCAGCAGATCCCTCTGCTCAAGTCGATTGTGCGCAGCACGCGTCTGTCCGAGGCGGAGGCGTTGGTGCGGAGCCTGGAAAAGCTGCCCACGGCGCGCGAGGTGGAGCAGGTGGTTCACGCGCTCATGCAGGACAGGTTCCCCGATCTGGCCGAGGCTGAGGGCGCACCGCTGACGTGA
- a CDS encoding TonB-dependent receptor, whose protein sequence is MKRPAGLCVALVTLGGLALPARAALAQADAGVDTGFFEPSVPQAGAGDAGAGDAGAVAAAAPVAPSETAPPLVPQGQLAVEPLVEIRGRVLAKGTREPLVAAAVTWGLEVVAETDEAGRFSVKLPPGRHRLQVQQPGYEPLDVRVAAVAGRPMAEKDEAVVRLMPRMTGQRYQTVVVPPAVEGARTSLREEELTRTPGTLGDPLRVIEALPGVSQVVWPAALYNVRGANPGNTGFFLDGVRLPGFYHFALGPSVIHPYFIEQVDFYPGGYPAKYGRYVSGMVHAKTKSPKVDRPSGSVDVRLLDAGGIVVTPFNGKRGTVAVAGRVSYTGLLLSALSPDYTFNYWDYQARVEHPLGPGRFTLFAFGSGDHLGRKDRTQEDLFADINTHRLNLRWVGTLGEGRLEVSTLVGRDSSSTFIPELNNLPVAVTSLLSASRLGYERRLGGGLSFEAGGDVEVQSFAPERVATALPEQDLLADRTAVLAGSYLTFVYRPTDGLVLSPGLRYDLLAQERITRWEPGPRLTARLRVAKDTWLKATGGRFVQLPSLPVSVPGFENFGLSSIGTQTSLQGSLGVETRLPAGFNLDLTGFYQRLRVSDLASIFTYEVQTRILELRDGRSYGAEVMLRRDLSEPLHGWLSYTLSKSERVFPPLNVVAPSDWDQRHILNLVVSYRLGKGYQVGGRFHYNTGRPYPIFDQSTLVSSTSRGRPPIVYGKLPDFYQLDFRFDKRWVFDTYTLDFYLELINTTLTRQVFDLKLRSDGSLDERGFRIALPSLGLHAEW, encoded by the coding sequence GTGAAGCGTCCGGCGGGATTGTGCGTCGCCCTGGTCACACTGGGCGGCCTTGCGTTACCGGCTCGCGCGGCTCTCGCCCAGGCCGATGCCGGGGTGGACACGGGCTTCTTCGAACCGTCGGTGCCGCAGGCCGGGGCAGGGGACGCGGGGGCAGGGGACGCGGGGGCCGTCGCGGCCGCCGCTCCGGTTGCGCCAAGCGAGACGGCACCGCCGCTCGTCCCGCAAGGGCAACTGGCAGTGGAGCCTCTCGTGGAGATTCGGGGGCGGGTGCTGGCCAAGGGTACACGAGAGCCTCTCGTGGCCGCCGCCGTGACCTGGGGCCTGGAGGTGGTCGCCGAGACCGATGAGGCCGGACGTTTTTCGGTGAAGTTGCCGCCCGGACGGCATCGGCTGCAGGTTCAGCAGCCCGGGTACGAGCCGCTCGACGTGAGGGTGGCTGCCGTTGCCGGACGCCCCATGGCGGAGAAGGACGAGGCCGTGGTGCGGCTGATGCCGCGCATGACGGGACAGCGGTACCAGACCGTGGTGGTACCGCCCGCGGTGGAAGGGGCCCGAACGAGCTTGCGCGAGGAGGAACTCACCCGAACCCCAGGGACACTAGGGGATCCCCTTCGGGTGATCGAGGCGTTGCCCGGGGTGTCGCAGGTGGTGTGGCCGGCGGCGCTCTACAACGTGCGCGGCGCGAACCCGGGCAACACGGGCTTCTTCCTGGATGGGGTGCGCCTTCCAGGATTCTATCACTTCGCGCTTGGACCTTCGGTCATACATCCCTACTTCATCGAGCAGGTCGATTTTTACCCCGGTGGCTATCCCGCCAAGTACGGCCGTTACGTCTCGGGCATGGTGCACGCGAAGACGAAGTCACCGAAGGTCGACCGCCCCTCGGGCTCCGTGGACGTTCGCTTGCTCGACGCGGGCGGCATCGTGGTGACGCCCTTCAACGGCAAGCGCGGCACCGTTGCGGTTGCGGGGCGCGTCTCGTACACGGGCCTCTTACTCTCGGCGCTGTCTCCCGACTACACGTTCAACTACTGGGACTACCAAGCGCGGGTGGAACACCCCCTCGGACCGGGGCGTTTCACGCTGTTTGCGTTTGGTTCGGGTGACCACCTGGGACGCAAAGACCGGACGCAAGAAGACCTCTTCGCCGACATCAACACGCACCGGCTGAACCTGCGGTGGGTGGGGACCCTGGGTGAGGGGCGCCTGGAGGTGTCCACGCTCGTGGGGCGGGACAGTTCGTCCACCTTCATTCCCGAACTCAACAACCTGCCCGTGGCGGTCACCTCCCTGTTGAGCGCGAGCCGCCTCGGCTACGAACGCCGGCTGGGCGGGGGGCTCAGCTTCGAGGCGGGTGGTGACGTCGAGGTCCAATCGTTTGCACCCGAGCGGGTGGCGACGGCGCTGCCCGAACAGGATCTGCTGGCCGATCGCACGGCGGTGCTTGCGGGGAGCTATCTGACCTTCGTTTATCGGCCTACCGACGGACTGGTGCTCTCGCCCGGGCTGCGCTACGACCTCTTGGCCCAAGAGCGGATCACCCGCTGGGAGCCCGGGCCGCGTCTCACGGCGCGCCTACGCGTGGCAAAGGACACCTGGCTCAAGGCCACGGGGGGACGCTTCGTGCAGCTGCCCAGCCTCCCGGTGAGTGTGCCCGGCTTCGAAAACTTCGGCCTGTCCTCGATTGGAACTCAGACCTCGCTGCAGGGCTCGCTGGGCGTCGAGACGCGCCTGCCTGCCGGGTTCAACCTGGACCTGACTGGCTTCTATCAGCGCCTTCGCGTCAGCGACTTGGCGAGCATTTTTACCTACGAGGTGCAAACCCGGATTCTCGAACTGCGCGACGGCCGCAGCTACGGGGCCGAGGTCATGCTTCGTCGGGACCTGAGTGAGCCTCTTCATGGTTGGCTGTCTTACACTTTGTCCAAGAGTGAACGTGTCTTCCCACCCCTGAACGTGGTGGCCCCGTCCGACTGGGACCAGCGACACATCCTCAACCTCGTGGTCTCGTACCGGCTGGGGAAGGGCTACCAGGTAGGAGGGCGCTTTCACTACAACACCGGACGCCCGTATCCCATCTTCGACCAGAGCACGCTGGTATCCTCCACCAGCCGGGGCCGGCCCCCAATCGTTTACGGGAAGCTGCCCGATTTTTACCAGCTGGACTTTCGCTTCGACAAGCGCTGGGTGTTCGACACATACACGCTCGATTTTTACCTCGAGCTCATCAACACCACGCTCACCCGCCAGGTCTTCGACCTCAAGCTGCGCTCCGATGGATCGCTCGACGAGCGAGGCTTCCGCATCGCTTTACCCTCACTTGGCCTTCACGCCGAGTGGTGA
- a CDS encoding cytochrome c family protein, producing the protein MALLFRPKHNHLARLSLILTASAVVGGIGGILVYVRTPIARGMQDPVEQPIQFDHRHHVRDVGIDCRYCHQTVEKSAHAGIPPTELCLNCHSQVWNGSPMLLKVRESFMKDEPIAWTKVNDVPDFVYFNHSIHVAKGVGCVTCHGRVDLMPAVQKDKPLTMGWCLECHRNPGPNLRPVEEITNMEWTRPEGDAELTPEALVKRNDVHTRDSCTTCHR; encoded by the coding sequence ATGGCACTTTTATTTCGCCCGAAACACAATCACCTGGCGCGACTTAGCCTGATCCTTACGGCATCGGCAGTGGTGGGCGGCATTGGCGGCATACTCGTTTATGTCCGCACCCCCATTGCTCGAGGCATGCAAGACCCGGTCGAGCAGCCAATCCAATTCGACCACCGGCACCACGTGCGCGATGTGGGCATCGATTGCCGCTACTGTCATCAAACGGTAGAGAAGTCGGCCCATGCAGGCATCCCGCCCACGGAGCTGTGTTTGAACTGCCACTCGCAGGTCTGGAACGGCAGCCCCATGCTGCTCAAAGTCCGCGAGAGCTTCATGAAGGACGAACCCATCGCGTGGACCAAGGTGAACGACGTCCCTGACTTCGTTTACTTCAACCACTCGATCCACGTCGCCAAGGGCGTGGGCTGCGTGACTTGTCACGGACGGGTAGACCTCATGCCGGCCGTTCAAAAAGACAAGCCGCTCACCATGGGCTGGTGTCTCGAGTGCCACCGTAATCCGGGTCCGAACCTCCGTCCGGTGGAAGAGATCACCAACATGGAGTGGACGCGGCCGGAGGGCGACGCCGAGCTCACGCCTGAGGCTCTGGTCAAGCGTAACGACGTTCACACCCGCGATAGCTGCACCACGTGTCACCGATGA
- the rapZ gene encoding RNase adapter RapZ has translation MKVVLVTGVSGAGKTTAVHALEDLDFYCVDNLPMPLVQRFVELLSGRADVKRAALVTDARSGEFLAGASGVLSQLRHAGHDVEVLFLDAPDVVLLRRFSETRRRHPLSGTDIRAGLQEERRRLEELRQEATSVIDTGTLTVHMLRALVLEHYSESDGRLALSFLSFGFKHGLPVEADIVLDVRFLPNPFFVEALSALSGQDEDVRRFVLERDEAKIFLDRTKALLAVCLRGFIREGKSYATVAIGCTGGRHRSVAMVEELCRHFSREGGEVEGLGAVTVRHRDMSKS, from the coding sequence ATGAAAGTCGTTCTGGTCACAGGTGTCTCGGGGGCGGGAAAGACCACGGCAGTCCACGCGCTCGAGGATCTGGACTTTTACTGTGTCGACAACCTTCCGATGCCGCTCGTGCAGCGGTTCGTCGAGCTGCTCTCGGGACGGGCCGACGTCAAGCGCGCGGCCCTGGTGACCGACGCACGCAGTGGTGAGTTCCTCGCGGGCGCCTCGGGGGTGCTGTCGCAGTTGCGCCATGCGGGTCACGACGTGGAGGTGCTCTTTCTCGACGCTCCGGACGTCGTGTTGCTGAGGCGTTTTTCGGAGACCCGGCGCCGGCACCCCTTGTCGGGCACTGACATCCGGGCGGGCTTGCAGGAAGAGCGCCGCCGGCTCGAAGAGCTGCGCCAGGAGGCCACGTCGGTCATCGATACCGGCACGCTCACGGTTCACATGTTGCGGGCGCTGGTGCTCGAGCACTACAGCGAGAGCGATGGGCGCCTGGCGCTCTCCTTTCTCTCCTTCGGGTTCAAACACGGTCTACCGGTCGAGGCCGACATCGTGCTGGACGTGCGATTCCTTCCGAACCCCTTTTTCGTCGAGGCGCTGTCGGCCTTGAGTGGCCAGGACGAAGACGTCCGGCGCTTCGTCTTGGAACGCGACGAGGCGAAGATCTTCCTGGATCGCACCAAGGCGCTCCTGGCTGTCTGCTTGCGGGGATTCATCCGCGAAGGAAAGTCGTACGCCACCGTGGCCATCGGGTGCACCGGCGGGCGCCACAGATCGGTGGCCATGGTGGAGGAACTCTGCCGGCATTTTTCGCGGGAGGGGGGCGAGGTGGAAGGGCTGGGGGCGGTCACGGTTCGCCACCGCGACATGAGCAAGAGCTGA
- the hprK gene encoding HPr(Ser) kinase/phosphatase yields MVLLAGEGGLNRPITVSRIQKPGLALSGFVRQVHPERVQVLGGTEISYLASLPEQEARHGIETLMALEPACCVVTKGLDVPPDLLRAAEHRNIAVLRTPLVSSVAIETLQTFLEAQLAPSVSLHGVLLDVLGVGVLLLGKSSVGKSETALELIMKGHRLVADDLVEIRRTGQDQLIGWPSELIKHHMEIRGLGIINIKDLFGVAAVRDEKKLELVIELLDWKEADTHDRLGLEEMVFPILDVPVPLLRLPVSPGRNVSALVEVAARNRLLQVQGHHSAREFQEKLDRAMAVAVAGKHHFRDPVE; encoded by the coding sequence ATGGTGCTGCTGGCAGGCGAGGGGGGCCTCAACCGACCCATTACCGTCAGCCGTATCCAGAAGCCGGGCTTGGCCCTCTCGGGCTTCGTGCGGCAGGTTCACCCCGAACGGGTTCAGGTGCTGGGCGGCACCGAGATCTCGTACCTCGCGAGTCTGCCGGAGCAGGAAGCCCGCCACGGCATCGAAACGCTCATGGCGCTCGAGCCTGCCTGCTGCGTGGTCACGAAGGGCCTGGACGTGCCGCCGGATCTGCTCCGTGCGGCCGAGCATCGCAACATCGCGGTGCTGCGCACGCCGCTCGTGTCGTCGGTGGCGATCGAGACCCTGCAGACCTTCCTCGAGGCGCAGCTCGCGCCCTCGGTCAGCCTGCACGGGGTGCTGCTGGATGTGCTCGGCGTCGGTGTGTTGCTTCTGGGCAAGAGCTCCGTGGGCAAGAGCGAAACCGCGCTCGAGCTCATCATGAAGGGCCACCGCTTGGTGGCGGATGACCTCGTCGAGATACGCCGCACGGGACAGGACCAGCTGATCGGCTGGCCCTCGGAGCTCATCAAGCACCACATGGAGATCCGAGGCCTTGGCATCATCAACATCAAGGACCTCTTCGGCGTGGCGGCGGTGCGGGACGAGAAGAAGCTCGAGCTGGTGATCGAGCTGCTCGACTGGAAAGAGGCGGACACCCATGACCGGCTGGGACTCGAGGAAATGGTGTTCCCCATCCTCGATGTTCCCGTACCGCTCTTGCGCCTGCCCGTGAGCCCTGGCCGAAACGTGAGTGCGCTCGTCGAGGTGGCGGCCCGCAATCGCCTGCTCCAGGTGCAGGGGCATCACTCGGCGCGCGAGTTTCAAGAGAAGCTGGACCGGGCCATGGCGGTGGCCGTGGCCGGTAAACATCACTTTCGTGACCCCGTCGAGTGA
- a CDS encoding HPr family phosphocarrier protein — MNDQGTTAGPGALRRKAKIRNKLGMHARAAVKFVQLAARFESEIFVEKEGEQVNGKSIMGLLTLVAAHGMEIEILAEGADASEAVDQLFALVDSGFGEGVAD, encoded by the coding sequence ATGAACGACCAGGGGACGACAGCGGGACCCGGCGCCCTGCGCCGCAAGGCAAAGATTCGCAACAAACTGGGCATGCACGCCCGCGCAGCCGTCAAGTTCGTCCAGCTTGCTGCCCGCTTCGAGAGCGAGATCTTCGTCGAGAAAGAGGGCGAGCAAGTCAATGGCAAAAGCATCATGGGTCTTCTGACTCTGGTGGCTGCCCACGGCATGGAGATCGAGATCTTGGCCGAAGGCGCGGATGCGTCCGAGGCCGTGGACCAACTCTTTGCGCTGGTGGATTCGGGCTTCGGGGAAGGGGTGGCCGACTAA